One segment of Stappia sp. 28M-7 DNA contains the following:
- a CDS encoding lytic transglycosylase domain-containing protein, protein MINFKAPRLIGALLLALSAGACQTAAVSTTTVDPKILEAGARAEKYDAMITAEARKHGVPVELAHAVVRVESNYNPRARGRAGEIGLMQIKPQTARGVGFRGSAKALYDPKTNITYGMKYLAGAHKRAGGDVCGTILRYNAGHFAKRMNPVSRRYCGKVKQLLARG, encoded by the coding sequence ATGATCAACTTCAAGGCGCCGCGTCTCATCGGTGCGCTCCTCTTGGCTCTTTCCGCAGGGGCATGCCAGACGGCTGCGGTCTCCACCACGACGGTCGATCCGAAGATCCTCGAGGCCGGGGCACGCGCCGAGAAATACGACGCCATGATCACCGCGGAAGCACGCAAGCACGGCGTGCCGGTGGAACTGGCCCACGCGGTTGTGCGGGTGGAAAGCAACTACAATCCGCGGGCTCGCGGACGGGCCGGCGAAATCGGCCTGATGCAGATCAAGCCGCAGACGGCGCGGGGCGTCGGCTTCCGCGGCAGCGCCAAGGCGCTCTACGACCCCAAGACCAACATCACCTACGGCATGAAGTACCTGGCAGGCGCCCACAAGCGCGCCGGCGGCGACGTGTGCGGCACGATCCTGCGCTACAATGCCGGTCACTTCGCCAAGCGCATGAACCCGGTGAGCCGGCGCTATTGCGGCAAGGTCAAGCAGCTCCTCGCTCGCGGCTGA
- a CDS encoding winged helix DNA-binding protein, producing the protein MTDSTQSGDIVQGGIGPVVSAAHLASGAMPALSEVEFAVTMMVNAYHRWMVRCMAAAGAPGMSPLDTLVLHSVNHRGRPKSLADICLVLNIEDTHTVTYALKKLAAAGLVETGKRGKEKTVAITRAGEAICMEYRRLREALLVGPVKGLGMDEMELSRLAATLRSVSGHYDQAARAAAAM; encoded by the coding sequence ATGACAGACAGCACCCAGTCCGGAGACATTGTGCAAGGGGGTATCGGACCGGTCGTGTCTGCCGCCCATCTCGCCTCGGGCGCCATGCCGGCGCTTTCGGAGGTCGAGTTTGCGGTGACCATGATGGTCAACGCCTATCACCGCTGGATGGTCCGCTGCATGGCGGCGGCCGGGGCGCCGGGCATGAGCCCGCTCGACACGTTGGTGCTGCATTCGGTCAATCACCGCGGGCGGCCGAAGTCGCTCGCCGATATCTGCCTGGTGCTCAACATCGAGGACACCCACACGGTCACCTATGCGCTGAAGAAGCTGGCCGCCGCCGGACTGGTGGAGACGGGCAAGCGCGGCAAGGAAAAGACGGTGGCGATCACCCGCGCCGGCGAGGCGATCTGCATGGAGTATCGCCGGCTGCGCGAGGCGCTGCTGGTCGGCCCGGTCAAGGGGCTGGGCATGGACGAGATGGAGCTGTCACGGCTGGCCGCGACGCTGCGCTCGGTCTCCGGCCATTACGACCAGGCCGCGCGGGCCGCAGCGGCGATGTAG
- a CDS encoding N-acetylmuramoyl-L-alanine amidase: MGVKTDTGLPARLRPSPNHNDRAGPVSLLLLHYTGMTSGEEALQRLCDPRAEVSAHYVVDEDGSILQLVPESRRAWHAGRSYWKGERDINSRSIGIEIVNPGHENGYRPFPDAQVQSVIELARDICARHGIAPHDVLGHSDVAPERKEDPGELFPWDRLAAAGVGLHVAPEPVSGGRFFQLGDGGQPVEALQSMLALYGFEMPITGVFDERTRAAVAAFQRHHRRERVDGIADMSTIATLHRLLQKVPQLG, from the coding sequence ATGGGCGTGAAGACGGATACCGGACTGCCGGCGCGGCTGAGGCCTTCGCCGAACCACAACGATCGGGCTGGTCCGGTCAGCCTGCTGCTGCTGCACTATACCGGCATGACCAGCGGCGAAGAGGCCCTGCAGCGGCTGTGCGACCCGCGCGCCGAGGTCTCGGCCCATTACGTGGTCGATGAGGACGGGTCGATCCTGCAGCTGGTGCCGGAAAGCCGGCGGGCCTGGCATGCGGGGCGCTCCTACTGGAAGGGCGAGCGGGACATCAACTCGCGCTCCATCGGCATCGAGATCGTCAATCCGGGCCACGAGAACGGCTACCGGCCTTTCCCGGACGCGCAGGTGCAGTCCGTGATCGAACTGGCCCGGGATATCTGCGCCCGGCACGGGATCGCGCCCCACGACGTGCTGGGGCATTCGGACGTGGCGCCGGAGCGCAAGGAGGATCCGGGCGAGCTGTTTCCCTGGGACAGGCTGGCGGCGGCAGGCGTCGGCCTGCATGTCGCGCCGGAGCCGGTATCGGGCGGGCGCTTCTTCCAGCTGGGCGACGGCGGCCAGCCCGTCGAGGCGCTGCAGTCGATGCTGGCGCTCTACGGGTTCGAGATGCCGATCACCGGGGTCTTCGACGAGCGCACGCGGGCGGCGGTCGCCGCCTTCCAGCGCCACCACCGCCGCGAGCGGGTCGACGGCATCGCCGACATGTCGACCATCGCGACGCTGCACCGACTTTTGCAAAAAGTTCCACAGCTCGGCTGA
- a CDS encoding aspartate/glutamate racemase family protein, whose amino-acid sequence MTVHGGKALYGAAVGILMLEARFPRIPGDMGNALTWPFPVHYRIVRDATPDRAVRQGASGLLDAFIAAGRELVADGVDGITTNCGFLSLFQRDLQAALQVPVAASSLMQVPLVDRLLPPGKRAGILTISAGSLTGAHLAAAGCPADTPVMGTEGGREFTRAILDNEEALDVEAARADNVEAAQALLARNPEVGAIVLECTNMVPYAADIRAATGVPVYSIESFVTWFHSGLVPRRHPLP is encoded by the coding sequence ATGACGGTGCATGGCGGCAAGGCGCTCTATGGCGCGGCGGTGGGAATCCTGATGCTGGAGGCGCGCTTCCCCCGCATCCCCGGCGACATGGGCAATGCGCTGACCTGGCCGTTCCCGGTGCATTACCGCATCGTGCGCGATGCCACGCCCGACAGGGCGGTGCGGCAGGGCGCGAGCGGGCTGCTCGATGCGTTCATCGCCGCGGGGCGCGAGCTGGTTGCCGACGGGGTCGACGGCATCACCACCAATTGCGGATTTCTGTCCCTGTTCCAGCGCGACCTGCAGGCCGCGCTCCAGGTTCCGGTTGCCGCCTCCTCCCTGATGCAGGTGCCGCTGGTCGACCGTTTGCTGCCGCCGGGCAAGCGCGCCGGCATCCTGACGATCTCCGCCGGATCGCTGACGGGTGCGCATCTGGCGGCGGCCGGCTGCCCCGCCGACACGCCGGTGATGGGAACCGAGGGCGGGCGCGAGTTCACCCGCGCGATCCTCGACAACGAGGAGGCGCTCGACGTGGAGGCGGCCCGGGCCGACAACGTGGAGGCGGCGCAGGCGCTGCTGGCGCGCAATCCGGAGGTCGGCGCCATCGTGCTGGAATGCACCAACATGGTGCCCTATGCCGCCGACATCCGGGCGGCGACGGGCGTGCCGGTCTATTCCATCGAGAGCTTCGTGACCTGGTTCCACTCCGGTCTGGTGCCGCGGCGCCATCCGCTGCCCTAG
- a CDS encoding SDR family oxidoreductase yields the protein MKDRVVLLTAAGSGMGAAIARKLAGEGARVAILSSSGKGAALAEELGGLGHTGSNLEPKDLAGFVEAAMARFGRIDAVVNSAGHGPKGEVLAISDEDWHLGMDYYLLNVVRMCRLVTPQFQAQGRGAIVNISTYAAFEPEAAFPTSGVFRAGLAAFTKLYCDRYAGEGIRMNNVLPGFIDSLPEKEDRRARIPMGRYGTVEEVADTVAFLLSDGAGYITGQNLRVDGGITRSV from the coding sequence ATGAAGGATCGGGTCGTACTTCTGACCGCCGCAGGCAGCGGCATGGGCGCCGCCATCGCGCGCAAGCTGGCGGGCGAGGGCGCGCGCGTCGCCATCCTGTCGTCCAGCGGCAAGGGCGCGGCGCTGGCCGAGGAACTGGGCGGGCTCGGCCATACCGGGTCGAACCTGGAGCCGAAGGATCTTGCCGGGTTCGTGGAAGCCGCGATGGCGCGCTTCGGGCGGATCGATGCCGTCGTCAACAGCGCCGGCCACGGGCCGAAGGGCGAGGTGCTGGCGATCAGCGACGAGGACTGGCACCTGGGCATGGACTATTACCTGCTCAACGTGGTGCGGATGTGCCGGCTGGTGACGCCGCAGTTCCAGGCGCAGGGGCGCGGCGCCATCGTCAACATCTCCACCTATGCGGCGTTCGAGCCGGAGGCGGCTTTCCCGACCTCGGGCGTGTTCCGCGCAGGGCTTGCCGCCTTCACCAAGCTCTATTGCGACCGCTATGCGGGCGAGGGCATCCGCATGAACAACGTGCTGCCGGGCTTCATCGACAGCCTGCCGGAGAAGGAGGACCGCCGCGCGCGCATCCCCATGGGCCGCTATGGCACGGTGGAGGAAGTGGCGGACACGGTCGCCTTCCTGCTGTCGGACGGAGCCGGCTATATCACGGGGCAGAACCTGCGCGTCGATGGCGGCATCACGCGGTCTGTCTGA
- a CDS encoding pyridoxamine 5'-phosphate oxidase family protein: MSDPEIDQAATPATRRSRRASLPRHARVRVGKREVADPAAAFEVLDLARIAHVGFVDEGRPMVIPMLHARIKRTLYIHGAKATRIVKGMRDRAPVCLTVTLLDGIVVARSAFHHSMNYRSVVVHGTARHVINDWERKAALVALTDRLLPGRWDEVRPMTDKELAATGVLAIEVEHITMKRREGPPVDDADDYALPVWAGVVELAETVTAVTPDERLAADVPRPRSLRDLESAASPGLSRERGAA, translated from the coding sequence ATGAGCGACCCCGAGATCGACCAGGCCGCCACGCCGGCCACCCGGCGCAGCCGCCGCGCCTCCCTGCCCCGCCATGCGAGGGTTCGGGTGGGCAAGCGCGAGGTCGCGGACCCGGCCGCCGCCTTCGAGGTGCTGGATCTCGCCCGCATCGCCCATGTCGGCTTCGTCGACGAGGGTCGGCCGATGGTCATCCCGATGCTGCACGCCCGCATCAAGCGCACGCTCTACATCCACGGCGCCAAGGCGACGCGCATCGTCAAGGGGATGCGGGACCGCGCGCCGGTGTGTCTCACCGTGACGCTGCTGGACGGCATCGTCGTCGCCCGCTCCGCCTTTCACCACTCGATGAACTACCGCTCGGTGGTGGTGCATGGCACGGCCCGACATGTCATCAACGACTGGGAGCGCAAGGCCGCGCTTGTCGCCCTCACCGACCGGCTGTTGCCGGGCCGCTGGGACGAGGTGCGGCCGATGACCGACAAGGAGCTCGCCGCCACCGGGGTGCTCGCCATCGAGGTCGAGCACATCACCATGAAGCGGCGCGAAGGGCCTCCGGTCGACGATGCGGACGACTATGCCCTCCCCGTATGGGCCGGCGTCGTCGAGCTGGCCGAGACGGTCACCGCCGTCACGCCGGACGAGCGTCTTGCCGCGGACGTGCCGCGTCCGCGCTCGCTGCGCGACCTGGAAAGCGCTGCCTCGCCGGGCCTCAGCCGCGAGCGAGGAGCTGCTTGA
- a CDS encoding bifunctional diguanylate cyclase/phosphodiesterase, with amino-acid sequence MRNLKTLLGIFVGFLIVAGFAGTIQAANVFFSKAIYTRDAQETARRLDRDLNHHLLKNDRVSDEEIATFADESLRRSIDGVDGNASAGSGRTRTADAPRPQRPAANPAKVDRTASLDEFMEELDQSDLARTVAVLRFAPGTVLLSEASVLPRTDPQMLERLTPRLDTLLRHLAAGEPRAVDVPSTLLGTKPEPTLLAVPIRNGDTIEGAIVLLYDQATTGLFLSEVVQIAIAILMAMIFVATGLAALFVWMRFRDRLKASKTIQFLAHHDALTGLPNRTVFSTKLNEALRLASAKAGNISVMLIDVDKFKAINDTHGHAAGDLFLQVIADRLSNVFASHLVARLSGDEFAVLIARDLDRRAVTQLASSMIAATRIPTRIDGKDIPISLSIGVAQASEAAWRASRLLHCADLALYRAKHSGRSTYIWYTPDMDAEAQKRKLLESDLRKALAQDEFRLLYQPQFSLRDLKLTGYEALLRWEHPERGTISPTVFIPIAEDAGLIEEIGAWVLLHACTEAARWRDTSLTVAVNISPAQFRPGRTEERVSHALNTSGLAPERLEVEITESLLISETNAVVKTLTQIRQMGVSVAMDDFGTGYSSLSYLSRFPFDTIKIDRSFVATVGKNPTTDAIIASIVGLGRSLEVTITAEGVEDETQVALLRAAGCDKVQGFLFGKPMDLTDQSASDTIALAQQTRCEQLLLAARETDLPQLPFETAAEAGADADAPRLTDADIDAFAMDADADADAGAGSGAVADDDADTADADAETSDERETAKDEAGVAEGRTRAVGAA; translated from the coding sequence TTGCGCAACCTAAAGACGTTGCTGGGCATCTTTGTGGGCTTTTTGATCGTTGCAGGTTTCGCCGGCACGATCCAGGCGGCAAATGTATTCTTTTCCAAGGCGATTTACACCCGCGATGCCCAGGAAACCGCACGCCGGCTCGACCGCGACCTGAACCATCATCTCCTGAAGAACGACCGGGTTTCCGACGAGGAAATCGCCACCTTCGCCGACGAAAGCCTGCGCCGCTCCATCGACGGTGTGGACGGCAACGCTTCGGCGGGCAGCGGCAGGACGCGCACCGCTGACGCGCCGCGGCCGCAGCGTCCGGCTGCCAATCCCGCCAAGGTCGACCGCACCGCCTCCCTGGACGAATTCATGGAGGAGCTCGACCAGAGCGACCTGGCCCGCACCGTCGCCGTCCTGCGCTTCGCGCCGGGAACGGTGCTGCTGTCAGAGGCCTCCGTGCTGCCGCGCACCGATCCGCAGATGCTCGAGCGCCTCACCCCGCGCCTCGATACGCTCCTGCGCCATCTTGCCGCCGGCGAGCCGCGCGCGGTGGACGTTCCCTCCACGCTGCTCGGCACGAAACCCGAACCCACCCTGCTCGCCGTGCCGATTCGCAACGGCGACACCATCGAGGGCGCCATCGTCCTGCTCTACGACCAGGCGACGACCGGCCTGTTCCTGAGCGAGGTGGTGCAGATCGCCATCGCCATTCTGATGGCGATGATCTTCGTCGCGACCGGCCTTGCCGCCCTGTTCGTGTGGATGCGCTTCCGCGACCGGCTGAAGGCCAGCAAAACGATCCAGTTTCTTGCCCATCACGACGCACTGACCGGCCTGCCCAACCGCACGGTGTTTTCCACCAAGCTGAACGAGGCGCTGCGGCTGGCCAGCGCCAAGGCCGGCAACATCTCGGTCATGCTGATCGACGTGGACAAGTTCAAGGCCATCAACGACACCCACGGCCACGCGGCAGGCGATCTCTTCCTGCAGGTGATCGCCGACCGGCTGAGCAATGTCTTTGCCAGCCATCTTGTCGCCCGCCTGTCCGGCGACGAGTTCGCCGTGCTGATCGCCCGCGATCTCGACCGCCGGGCCGTGACCCAGCTTGCATCCTCGATGATCGCCGCCACGCGCATTCCCACCCGCATCGACGGCAAGGACATCCCGATCTCGCTCTCCATCGGCGTTGCCCAGGCCTCGGAGGCCGCCTGGCGCGCGTCCCGCCTGCTGCATTGCGCCGACCTTGCCCTCTACCGGGCCAAGCACTCGGGCCGGTCCACCTATATCTGGTACACCCCGGACATGGATGCGGAGGCCCAGAAGCGCAAACTGCTGGAGAGCGACCTGCGCAAGGCCCTGGCCCAGGACGAGTTCCGCCTGCTCTACCAGCCGCAATTCTCCCTGCGCGATCTGAAGCTGACGGGCTACGAGGCCCTGCTGCGCTGGGAGCACCCCGAGCGCGGCACCATCTCGCCGACGGTCTTCATCCCCATCGCCGAGGATGCCGGCCTCATCGAGGAGATCGGCGCCTGGGTGCTGCTGCATGCCTGCACCGAGGCCGCGCGCTGGCGCGACACCTCGCTCACCGTCGCGGTCAACATCTCGCCTGCCCAGTTCCGTCCCGGCCGCACCGAGGAGCGCGTCTCCCATGCGCTCAACACCAGCGGCCTTGCTCCCGAGCGGCTGGAGGTGGAGATCACCGAGAGCCTGCTGATTTCCGAGACCAACGCCGTCGTGAAGACGCTGACGCAGATCCGCCAGATGGGCGTGTCCGTGGCGATGGACGATTTCGGCACCGGCTATTCGAGCCTCAGCTATCTCTCGCGCTTCCCCTTCGACACGATCAAGATCGACCGGTCCTTCGTTGCCACCGTCGGCAAGAATCCGACGACCGACGCCATCATCGCCTCCATCGTCGGGCTGGGGCGCTCGCTCGAGGTCACCATCACGGCGGAAGGCGTGGAGGACGAGACCCAGGTGGCCCTGCTGCGCGCCGCCGGCTGCGACAAGGTGCAGGGCTTCCTGTTCGGCAAGCCGATGGACCTCACCGACCAGTCCGCCAGCGACACCATCGCCCTCGCCCAGCAGACGCGGTGCGAGCAGCTGCTGCTGGCCGCCCGCGAGACGGACCTGCCGCAGCTTCCGTTCGAGACGGCTGCGGAAGCCGGTGCGGACGCGGACGCCCCTCGCCTCACGGATGCGGATATCGACGCCTTTGCCATGGACGCCGACGCGGATGCGGATGCGGGGGCAGGTTCTGGTGCGGTTGCCGATGACGATGCGGACACGGCCGACGCCGACGCCGAAACGTCAGACGAACGCGAAACGGCGAAGGACGAGGCCGGGGTCGCCGAGGGGCGGACCCGCGCCGTCGGCGCGGCCTGA
- a CDS encoding lyase family protein, with protein sequence MTADNRRTETDSMGAVEVPADRYWGAQTERARHHFAIGRDPFPLEIIHALAEIKRAAAMANAQIGVLDQKRADLIVEAAEEVVGGRHDGEFPLHVWMTGSGTQANMNVNEVIANRAIELSGGRIGSKDPVHPNDHVNRSQSSNDVVPTALNVAAALMIANRVRPALKVLRDALAEKAHAWQGLVKIGRTHMQDAVPMTLGQEFAGYVGMLDDNDERLAFALKGLMKLAIGGTAVGTGLNAPEGFDGKVAAELARRCGLPFEAAANKFTVMGAHDAMVAASSMLKVLAVSLHKIANDIRLLSCGPRAGFAELRLPENEPGSSIMPGKVNPTQCEALAMLSVQVIGLDVASGFAGAGGLLEMNVYKPMLGSNVVESCRMLADGMEHFARFAVAGMEADEARLAETVNRSLMLVTALTPEIGYDKAAAIAHHAHHEGTTLREAALALGHIDAATFDRIVDAASMTGPMPKI encoded by the coding sequence ATGACCGCAGACAACAGGCGTACCGAAACCGACTCGATGGGGGCGGTGGAGGTGCCGGCGGACCGCTACTGGGGCGCCCAGACCGAGCGCGCGCGCCATCACTTCGCCATCGGACGCGACCCGTTCCCGCTGGAGATCATTCACGCGCTGGCCGAGATCAAGCGGGCGGCGGCGATGGCCAATGCGCAGATCGGCGTGCTGGACCAAAAGCGTGCCGACCTGATCGTCGAGGCGGCCGAGGAAGTGGTCGGCGGCCGGCACGACGGCGAGTTCCCCTTGCATGTGTGGATGACCGGCTCGGGCACGCAGGCGAACATGAACGTCAACGAGGTGATCGCCAACCGGGCCATCGAGCTTAGCGGCGGGCGGATCGGCTCCAAGGATCCTGTCCATCCCAACGATCACGTCAACCGCTCGCAGTCCTCCAACGACGTGGTGCCGACCGCGCTGAACGTGGCGGCGGCGCTGATGATCGCCAACCGGGTGCGGCCGGCGCTGAAGGTGCTGCGCGATGCGCTGGCCGAAAAGGCGCATGCCTGGCAGGGGCTGGTGAAGATCGGCCGCACGCACATGCAGGACGCGGTGCCGATGACGCTCGGCCAGGAGTTCGCCGGCTATGTCGGCATGCTGGACGACAATGACGAGCGGCTGGCCTTCGCGCTCAAGGGGCTGATGAAGCTGGCCATCGGCGGCACGGCCGTCGGCACCGGGCTGAACGCGCCGGAGGGCTTCGACGGCAAGGTCGCGGCAGAACTGGCGCGCCGCTGCGGCCTGCCCTTCGAGGCGGCGGCGAACAAGTTCACGGTGATGGGCGCGCATGACGCGATGGTGGCGGCCTCGTCCATGCTGAAGGTGCTGGCGGTGTCGCTGCACAAGATCGCCAACGACATCCGCCTGCTGTCCTGCGGCCCGCGCGCCGGCTTTGCCGAGCTGCGGCTGCCGGAAAACGAGCCGGGCTCCTCGATCATGCCGGGCAAGGTCAACCCGACCCAGTGCGAGGCGCTGGCCATGCTCAGCGTGCAGGTGATCGGCCTCGATGTCGCCAGCGGCTTTGCCGGGGCCGGCGGGTTGCTGGAGATGAACGTCTACAAGCCGATGCTCGGTTCCAACGTGGTGGAAAGCTGCCGCATGCTCGCCGACGGGATGGAGCATTTCGCACGCTTCGCCGTTGCGGGCATGGAGGCGGACGAGGCGCGGCTCGCCGAGACGGTCAACCGCTCGCTCATGCTGGTCACCGCGCTGACGCCGGAGATCGGCTACGACAAGGCGGCGGCGATCGCCCATCACGCGCATCACGAGGGGACGACGCTGCGCGAGGCGGCGCTGGCGCTGGGTCATATCGATGCAGCCACGTTCGACCGGATCGTCGATGCAGCGTCGATGACCGGCCCGATGCCGAAGATCTGA
- a CDS encoding DnaJ family molecular chaperone yields MNIWSAISAVAAAIGAGGAQIVDRIVQFIVSAGEGRGDRAVAFTVAMIALSAKMAKADGVVTGDEEIAFLDVFDIPAGEERNVARLFNLAKQDVAGFETYAQRLAALFPDDPEIRVDILDALFHIAKADGIVHEYELAYLERIAEIFGLDERAFNQILARHVRSEEDPYRVLGIAGSVPDEEIKRHYRKLVAETHPDRLIARGVPEEFVRIANDRLAALNVAYAKIAAERGL; encoded by the coding sequence ATGAACATCTGGTCTGCGATCAGTGCGGTGGCGGCGGCAATCGGCGCGGGCGGTGCCCAGATCGTCGACCGCATCGTGCAATTCATCGTTTCGGCGGGCGAAGGGCGGGGCGACCGGGCGGTCGCCTTCACCGTCGCCATGATCGCGCTGTCGGCCAAGATGGCCAAGGCCGACGGCGTGGTGACGGGCGACGAGGAGATCGCCTTTCTCGACGTGTTCGACATTCCCGCCGGAGAGGAGCGGAACGTCGCCCGGCTGTTCAACCTGGCCAAGCAGGACGTGGCCGGCTTCGAGACCTATGCGCAGCGGCTGGCGGCGCTGTTTCCGGACGACCCGGAAATCCGGGTGGACATTCTCGATGCCCTGTTCCACATCGCCAAGGCGGACGGCATCGTCCACGAATACGAGCTGGCCTACCTGGAGCGCATTGCCGAGATCTTCGGGCTGGACGAGCGGGCCTTCAACCAGATCCTCGCCCGCCATGTGCGCAGCGAGGAGGACCCGTACCGGGTGCTGGGGATTGCCGGCAGCGTGCCGGACGAGGAGATCAAGCGACACTACCGCAAGCTGGTGGCGGAAACCCATCCCGACCGGCTGATCGCACGCGGCGTGCCGGAAGAGTTCGTGCGCATCGCCAACGACCGGTTGGCGGCGCTGAACGTCGCCTATGCCAAGATCGCGGCGGAGCGGGGGCTGTGA
- a CDS encoding LysE family translocator, producing MIDATTLAAYVAIVLGFVFIPGPATLLTVARATTSGTRVGISTGAGIAAGDLVHTVMAVVGLSAIIATSAVLFSIIKYLGAAYLIYLGIRALFERPSTDLSAGTRAIGAAAAFRQAVLAEVLNPKTALFFLAFLPQFVKPENGSAALQLLVLGILFVLIGLFSTVVFALAAGRLGNFLRRNPVVLKWQGKVVGGIYCALGVRLALQDR from the coding sequence ATGATCGATGCGACGACGCTTGCGGCCTATGTGGCGATCGTCCTGGGGTTCGTCTTCATTCCGGGGCCGGCGACGCTGTTGACGGTGGCGCGGGCGACGACGTCGGGGACACGGGTCGGCATCTCGACCGGAGCCGGCATCGCCGCCGGCGACCTGGTGCACACCGTGATGGCGGTGGTCGGTCTTTCGGCGATCATCGCAACGTCCGCCGTGTTGTTCTCGATCATCAAGTATCTGGGCGCGGCTTACCTGATCTATCTCGGCATCCGCGCCCTGTTCGAGCGGCCTTCCACCGACCTGTCCGCCGGGACGCGGGCCATCGGCGCGGCGGCGGCGTTCCGCCAGGCGGTGCTGGCCGAAGTGCTGAACCCGAAGACGGCCCTGTTCTTCCTGGCGTTCCTGCCGCAATTCGTGAAACCGGAGAACGGGTCGGCGGCGCTGCAGCTTCTCGTGCTGGGGATCCTGTTCGTGCTGATCGGGCTGTTCAGCACCGTTGTGTTCGCGCTGGCCGCGGGCCGGCTCGGAAATTTCCTCCGACGCAACCCCGTCGTCCTGAAGTGGCAGGGCAAGGTGGTCGGGGGCATCTACTGCGCGCTCGGGGTCAGGCTCGCCTTGCAGGACCGCTGA
- a CDS encoding NAD(P)/FAD-dependent oxidoreductase, which translates to MQQHDSGRLRIVVIGAGIVGVSAALRLQEDGHQVTLLDRAGPGEGTSHGNGGVLASCAVVPVTVPGLPAKAPRMLMDPDSPLFLRWSYLPRLLPWLAKYLSHCNTSETERIARALLPIVGNSLDEHRALAGRTAANRWIAPSDYLYVYRDRAAFEGDAFGWRLRREAGFSWQEMEGASLGGYDPLLGDANHFAVRLPDHGIIRDPGLYVKDLAAEFEARGGTLLRGALQGFVTENGRLASLATDGGPLACDRAVLATGVWSGPLADQLGISVPLESERGYHLELEAPSAMPRAPFMFASAKFVATPLEGRIRLAGVVEFGGLAAGPAKAPFELLERQLRRAMPALRWGSTRQWMGHRPAPADSIPVIGPSPACGDVLMAFGHHHIGLTGGPRTGRLVADMIAGRKPNIDPTPYSPARFAV; encoded by the coding sequence GTGCAGCAGCACGACAGTGGGCGTTTGCGGATTGTGGTGATCGGCGCGGGGATCGTCGGCGTCAGCGCCGCGCTCCGCCTCCAGGAAGACGGTCATCAGGTCACCCTTCTCGACCGTGCGGGCCCCGGCGAGGGCACCTCCCATGGCAATGGCGGCGTGCTCGCCTCCTGCGCCGTGGTTCCCGTCACCGTTCCAGGCCTGCCGGCCAAGGCGCCGCGCATGCTGATGGACCCGGACAGCCCGCTGTTCCTGCGCTGGTCCTACCTGCCGCGCCTGCTGCCCTGGCTTGCGAAATACCTTTCCCATTGCAACACGAGCGAAACCGAGCGCATCGCCCGCGCGCTGCTGCCGATCGTCGGCAACAGCCTCGACGAGCACCGCGCCCTGGCGGGCCGCACGGCGGCGAACCGCTGGATCGCCCCGTCCGACTATCTCTATGTCTACCGCGACCGCGCCGCCTTCGAGGGCGATGCCTTCGGCTGGCGGCTGCGGCGCGAGGCGGGCTTTTCCTGGCAGGAGATGGAGGGCGCCTCGCTCGGGGGCTACGACCCGCTGCTGGGCGATGCCAACCACTTCGCCGTCCGCCTTCCCGATCACGGCATCATCCGCGACCCCGGCCTTTACGTGAAGGATCTCGCCGCCGAGTTCGAGGCGCGCGGCGGCACGCTCCTGCGCGGCGCGCTGCAGGGCTTCGTGACCGAGAACGGCCGCCTCGCCTCCCTTGCCACCGATGGCGGACCGCTCGCCTGCGACCGCGCCGTGCTGGCGACCGGCGTGTGGTCCGGGCCGCTTGCCGACCAGCTCGGCATCTCCGTGCCGCTGGAGAGCGAGCGCGGCTACCATCTGGAGCTGGAGGCGCCGAGCGCGATGCCGCGCGCGCCCTTCATGTTCGCCTCCGCGAAATTCGTCGCCACCCCGCTGGAGGGGCGCATCCGCCTTGCCGGCGTCGTCGAGTTCGGCGGCCTTGCCGCGGGACCGGCCAAGGCGCCGTTCGAGCTTCTGGAGCGCCAGCTGCGCCGGGCCATGCCCGCGCTGCGCTGGGGCTCGACCCGTCAATGGATGGGACACCGGCCGGCGCCGGCCGATTCCATCCCCGTGATCGGGCCGTCGCCGGCATGCGGCGATGTCCTGATGGCTTTCGGCCACCATCATATCGGCCTGACCGGCGGTCCCAGGACCGGTCGCCTCGTTGCCGACATGATCGCGGGCCGCAAGCCGAATATCGACCCCACCCCCTATTCGCCCGCGCGTTTCGCTGTCTAG